A region of Arabidopsis thaliana chromosome 5, partial sequence DNA encodes the following proteins:
- a CDS encoding U5 small nuclear ribonucleoprotein helicase (U5 small nuclear ribonucleoprotein helicase; FUNCTIONS IN: in 6 functions; EXPRESSED IN: 24 plant structures; EXPRESSED DURING: 13 growth stages; CONTAINS InterPro DOMAIN/s: ATPase, AAA+ type, core (InterPro:IPR003593), DNA/RNA helicase, DEAD/DEAH box type, N-terminal (InterPro:IPR011545), Sec63 domain (InterPro:IPR004179), Sec63 domain, subgroup (InterPro:IPR018127), DEAD-like helicase, N-terminal (InterPro:IPR014001), DNA/RNA helicase, C-terminal (InterPro:IPR001650), Helicase, superfamily 1/2, ATP-binding domain (InterPro:IPR014021); BEST Arabidopsis thaliana protein match is: U5 small nuclear ribonucleoprotein helicase, putative (TAIR:AT1G20960.2); Has 20721 Blast hits to 12373 proteins in 2023 species: Archae - 1746; Bacteria - 9151; Metazoa - 2213; Fungi - 2164; Plants - 862; Viruses - 60; Other Eukaryotes - 4525 (source: NCBI BLink).), whose protein sequence is MVHNSPCNKHKTTSISWTRILAGRCTGLFVQVSNRRRFRTQAIAFFLGEPTRGENTTEEKNPKRHKYRDFVMLVQLPRLTSSLREPFDIDQAYLRRKTILQTLNKPRSSGNRLDESDLAKRIVHQWEGASLEVRQAYKQFIGAVVELIDREVPSDEFREVAFSAYRLFNNPVEEDDSDINDNISISGKKLELQNLVGHAVSDANVKNVASFAQALYSIQPTHQSETYADEVNGGAEFGADLVFNLPARFLVEASLDETGFVDVESNDAHTSFSEGWSGVSDTKNNLSAGKFNLSWLRDACGRMVRETNSQLSREELAMAICRFLDSDKPGEEIAGDLLDLVGDGAFETVQDLIMHRKEIVDAIHHGQMILKSDKAASNTQSRMPTYGTQVTVQTESAKQIEKLRRKEEKKNKRNADLGLESEISEANFSSLLEASEKKTAFEDLIGSGEANSLALALPQGTVRKHLKGYEEVFIPPTPTAQMKPGEKLIEIKELDDFAQAAFHGYKSLNRIQSRIFQTVYHTNENILVCAPTGAGKTNIAMISVLHEIKQHFRDGYLHKNEFKIVYVAPMKALAAEVTSAFSRRLAPLNMVVKELTGDMQLTKTELEETQMIVTTPEKWDVITRKSSDMSMSMLVKLLIIDEVHLLNDDRGAVIEALVARTLRQVESTQTMIRIVGLSATLPSYLQVAQFLRVNTDTGLFYFDSSYRPVPLAQQYIGITEHNFAARNELLNEICYKKVVDSIKQGHQAMIFVHSRKDTSKTAEKLVDLARQYETLDLFTNETHPQFQLMKKDVMKSRNKDLVKFFEAGFGIHHAGMLRSDRTLTERLFSDGLLKVLVCTATLAWGVNLPAHTVVIKGTQLYDAKAGGWKDLGMLDVMQIFGRAGRPQFDKSGEGIIITSHDKLAYYLRLLTSQLPIESQFISSLKDNLNAEVVLGTVTNVKEACAWLGYTYLSIRMKLNPLAYGIGWEEIIADPSLSLKQRALVADAARSLDKAKMMRFDEKSGNFYCTELGRVASHFYIQYSSVETYNEMLKRHMNESEIINMVAHSSEFENIVVREEEQHELETLARSCCPLEVKGGPSNKHGKISILIQLYISRGSIDAFSLVSDASYISASLARIMRALFEICLRKGWCEMTLFMLEYCKAVDRQLWPHQHPLRQFERDLPSDRRDDLDHLYEMEEKEIGALIRYNPGGRHLGYFPSIQLAATVSPITRTVLKVDLLITPNFIWKDRFHGTALRWWILIEDTENDYIYHSDLFTLTKRMARGEPQKLSFTVPIFEPHPPQYYVHAVSDSWLHAETYFTISFHNLALPEARTSHTELLDLKPLPVTSLGNKLYESLYKFSHFNPIQTQIFHVLYHTDNNVLVGAPTGSGKTISAELAMLRLFSTQPDMKVVYIAPLKAIVRERMNDWKKHLVAPLGKEMVEMTGDYTPDLVALLSADIIISTPEKWDGISRNWHTRSYVKKVGLVILDEIHLLGADRGPILEVIVSRMRYISSQTERSVRFVGLSTALANAGDLADWLGVGEIGLFNFKPSVRPVPIEVHIQGYPGKYYCPRMNSMNKPAYAAICTHSPTKPVLIFVSSRRQTRLTALDLIQFAASDEHPRQFLSVSEEDLQMVLSQITDQNLRHTLQFGIGLHHAGLNDHDRSAVEELFTNNKIQVLVSTSTLAWGVNLPAHLVIIKGTEYFDGKTKRYVDFPLTEILQMMGRAGRPQFDQHGKAVILVHEPKKSFYKKFLYEPFPVESSLKEKLHDHFNAEIVSGTIGNKEDAVHYLTWTYLFRRLMANPAYYGLEGTQDETICSYLSRLVQTTFEDLEDSGCLKVNEDSVEPTMLGTIASQYYLCYMTVSMFGSNIGPDTSLEAFLHILAGASEYDELPVRHNEENYNKTLSDRVRYPVDNNHLDDPHVKANLLFQAHFSQLALPISDYNTDLKSVLDQSIRILQAMIDICANSGWLSSSLTCMRLLQMVMQGMWSDQDSSLWMIPCMNDLLLGSLTARGIHTLHQLLNLPRETLQSVTENFPASRLSQDLQRFPRIQMNVRLQKKDSDGKKKPSTLEIRLEKTSKRNSSRALAPRFPKVKDEAWWLVLGDTSTSELFAVKRVSFTGRLITRMELPPNITSFQDTKLILVSDCYLGFEQEHSIEQLARRG, encoded by the exons ATGGTCCACAACTCCCCATGTAATAAACATAAAACGACGTCGATTTCGTGGACCCGTATCTTAGCGGGTCGGTGTACGGGCCTATTTGTTCAAGTATCTAACCGACGCCGTTTTAGAACGCAAGCGATCGCCTTCTTCCTCGGAGAGCCGACCAGAGGTGAAAACACCACAGAGGAGAAGAATCCTAAACGACACAAGTACAGGGATTTTGTCATGTTAGTTCAGCTTCCTCGCTTGACAAGCTCTCTTAGAGAGCCTTTCGACATCGATCAGGCTTACCTTCGCCGCAAAACTATACTCCAAACTCTTAATAAGCCTCGCAG CTCCGGTAATCGCCTTGATGAATCTGACCTTGCTAAGAGGATAGTTCATCAATGGGAAGGAG CTTCTCTCGAAGTGCGACAAGCATACAAGCAGTTTATTGGAGCTGTAGTGGAATTGATTGATCGGGAAGTTCCATCAGATGAGTTTCGCGAGGTTGCTTTTTCCGCTTATCGTCTGTTTAACAATCCAGTGGAGGAAGATGATAGTGATATCAATGATAATATAAGCATTTCCGGGAAGAA GTTAGAGTTGCAAAATCTTGTCGGGCATGCTGTCTCAGATGCTAATGTAAAAAACGTGGCCTCCTTTGCTCAGGCACTTTACTCAATACAGCCTACTCATCAGTCTGAGACATATGCTGATGAAGTTAATGGGGGAGCTGAGTTTGGTGCCGACCTTGTTTTCAATCTACCAGCTCGTTTTTTGGTGGAAGCATCTCTTGACGAAACTGGGTTTGTGGATGTAGAAAGCAATGATGCTCATACATCGTTTTCTGAAGGATGGAGTGGTGTTAGCGACACGAAAAATAATCTCAGTGCAGGAAAATTCAATTTAAGTTGGCTAAGAGATGCATGTGGTCGGATGGTTAGAGAAACCAATTCACAACTTTCCCGTGAAGAATTGGCTATGGCTATATGCAGATTTCTGGATTCGGATAAACCCGGTGAGGAG ATAGCTGGGGATCTGCTGGATCTTGTTGGGGATGGTGCATTTGAGACTGTTCAAGACCTTATTATG CATCGGAAAGAAATTGTTGATGCTATCCATCATGGCCAAATGATTCTCAAGTCTGACAAAGCAGCTTCAAACACCCAATCTCGGATGCCTACCTATGGAACACAG GTTACTGTTCAAACAGAGTCTGCAAAGCAAATTGAAAAACTTCGGCGTaaggaggaaaagaaaaataaacgaAATGCTGATCTTGGTTTAGAGAGTGAAATATCAGAGGccaatttttcttctttacttgaGGCAAGTGAAAAGAAGACTGCATTTGAGGATCTGATTGGGTCTGGAGAAGCGAATTCTCTTGCACTTGCCCTTCCCCAAGGTACTGTAAGGAAGCACTTAAAAGGATATGAGGAAGTGTTTATCCCGCCAACCCCTACTGCACAAATGAAACCTGGCGAGAAGCTG ATTGAGATAAAAGAGTTAGATGACTTTGCTCAAGCTGCTTTTCATGGTTACAAGTCTTTAAACCGTATTCAGAGTCGCATATTTCAGACAGTTTACCACACCAATGAGAATATATTG GTCTGTGCTCCAACAGGAGCTGGTAAAACAAATATAGCTATGATTTCTGTTCTACATGAG ATCAAACAACACTTCAGGGATGGCTACTTGCACAAAAATGAGTTTAAGATTGTTTATGTAGCTCCTATGAAG GCGTTAGCAGCAGAGGTCACGTCAGCATTTAGCCGTCGTCTAGCTCCATTAAATATGGTTGTGAAGGAGCTTACAGGGGATATGCAACTCACGAAGACTGAACTTGAAGAAACTCAG ATGATAGTGACAACACCAGAGAAATGGGATGTCATTACTCGCAAAAGCAGTGACATGTCAATGTCAATGCTAGTAAAACTATTGATCATTGATGAAGTGCATCTTCTGAATGATGATAGAGGTGCAGTGATAGAGGCGCTAGTTGCTCGGACCCTCCGTCAG GTGGAGTCAACTCAGACAATGATAAGAATTGTAGGCCTGTCAGCCACTTTACCTAGCTACCTACAG GTTGCTCAGTTTCTACGAGTGAATACAGACACTGGCCTATTCTATTTTGATTCAAGTTATCGCCCAGTTCCCTTAGCTCAACAATACATAGGCATCACTGAGCATAACTTTGCTGCTAGAAACGAATTATTAAATGAGATATGCTACAAAAAG GTTGTTGATTCAATTAAACAAGGTCATCAAGCAATGATATTTGTTCATTCCCGAAAAGACACTTCAAAAACAGCTGAGAAACTG GTTGATCTTGCCCGGCAATATGAAACTCTGGATTTGTTCACGAATGAGACTCATCCTCAATTTCAACTGATGAAG AAAGACGTTATGAAGTCCAGAAATAAGGATCTTGTCAAATTCTTTGAAGCTGGCTTCGGAATTCATCATGCTGGGATGTTGAGATCTGATAGAACACTTACGGAGAGGCTGTTTTCTGATGGTCTCTTGAAG GTGCTTGTTTGCACTGCAACTCTTGCGTGGGGTGTAAATCTGCCTGCACACACAGTCGTAATTAAG GGAACACAATTGTATGATGCCAAGGCTGGTGGGTGGAAAGACTTGGGAATGCTTGATGTCATGCAG ATCTTTGGAAGGGCAGGGAGACCACAATTTGATAAGAGTGGTGAGGGAATTATCATCACATCCCATGACAAGCTGGCATACTATCTCCGGCTGCTGACTAGTCAGCTTCCCATAGAAAGTCAG TTCATAAGCTCCTTGAAAGATAACTTAAACGCAGAAGTGGTTTTGGGAACTGTAACTAATGTAAAGGAAGCCTGTGCTTGGCTTGGATATACATATTTGTCAATTCGGATGAAGTTAAATCCTTTGGCTTATGGCATTGGATGGGAAGAG ATAATTGCCGATCCTTCTTTATCCTTGAAGCAACGAGCCCTTGTTGCTGATGCTGCCCGTTCACTGGACAAAGCTAAGATGATGAGGTTCGATGAGAAAAGTGGAAACTTTTACTGTACCGAGCTTGGACGGGTTGCAAGTCACTTCTATATTCAATATTCTAGTGTTGAAACATACAACGAAATGTTGAAGCGGCACATGAATGAAAGCGAG ATAATTAATATGGTTGCCCATTCTTctgaatttgaaaatattgtgGTAAGAGAGGAAGAGCAGCATGAACTTGAGACTCTTGCACGCTCTTGCTGTCCCTTAGAAGTTAAGGGAGGCCCTTCTAACAAACATGGAAAAATTTCGATTCTTATTCAG TTGTACATATCCCGTGGATCAATTGATGCATTTTCTCTGGTCTCTGATGCTTCATACATTAGTGCTAGTTTAGCACGTATAATGCGTGCTCTGTTTGAAATATGCTTGCGAAAAGGCTGGTGTGAGATGACTTTATTTATGTTGGAATACTGCAAGGCAGTTGATCGTCAACTATGGCCTCATCAGCATCCTCTTCGGCAATTCGAAAGGGATCTGCCTTCTGAT CGAAGGGATGACTTAGACCATTTGTATGAGATGGAGGAAAAGGAAATTGGAGCGCTGATTCGTTATAATCCTGGGGGAAGG CATCTAGGATATTTTCCTTCAATTCAGTTGGCAGCTACTGTTAGTCCAATCACCCGCACTGTATTGAAG GTGGATTTGCTTATAACTCCAAATTTCATATGGAAGGATCGTTTTCATGGTACTGCTCTTCGTTGGTGGATTCTCATTGAG GACACAGAGAATGATTATATCTATCACTCAGATCTTTTCACACTAACGAAGCGGATGGCTAGAGGGGAACCACAGAAGCTTTCTTTTACCGTACCGATATTTGAACCACACCCACCACAATACTATGTTCATGCGGTTTCTGATTCTTGGTTGCATGCAGAGACTTACTTCACAATCTCTTTTCACAATCTTGCACTACCAGAG GCGCGGACGTCTCACACAGAGCTTTTAGACTTAAAACCTCTTCCTGTGACTTCTCTTGGGAATAAGTTGTATGAATCGCTTTACAaattttcacatttcaatccaATACAGACTCAG ATTTTTCATGTGTTATATCACACAGACAACAATGTTCTTGTAGGAGCTCCAACTGGAAGTGGGAAAACTATATCTGCTGAACTTGCAATGTTGCGTCTCTTCAGTACCCAGCCTGATATGAAG GTTGTTTACATAGCACCACTGAAGGCTATTGTTCGAGAAAGGATGAATGATTGGAAAAAGCATCTTGTTGCTCCACTTGGAAAAGAAATG GTTGAAATGACTGGAGATTACACTCCAGATTTAGTAGCTCTCTTGTCCGCGGACATCATCATATCTACCCCTGAAAAATGGGATGGCATTAGTCGTAATTGGCATACTCGAAGTTATGtcaaaaag GTCGGCCTTGTTATTTTGGATGAGATTCACTTGCTTGGAGCCGACAGAGGACCGATTCTTGAG GTTATTGTATCTAGGATGAGATATATATCATCACAGACAGAGCGCTCCGTCCGGTTTGTTGGGCTTTCTACAGCTCTGGCAAATGCAGG TGATTTGGCTGACTGGTTGGGTGTTGGGGAGATCGgacttttcaattttaaaccaAGCGTCAGGCCTGTACCAATTGAAGTTCATATTCAG GGTTATCCTGGAAAGTATTACTGCCCAAGGATGAATAGCATGAACAAGCCAGCATATGCAGCCATATGTACTCATTCACCTACGAAACCTgttcttatctttgtttcatcCCGTAGGCAGACAAGGCTTACTGCATTGGATCTTATTCAG TTTGCTGCCTCCGACGAACATCCGCGGCAATTTCTGAGTGTGTCAGAGGAAGACTTGCAGATGGTCCTCTCACAGATAACTGATCAAAACCTTCGACATACGTTGCAATTCGGCATCGGACTGCATCATGCAGGTTTAAACGACCACGATAGATCTGCAGTCGAAGAGCTTTTCACGAACAACAAGATTCAG GTTTTGGTCTCAACAAGTACCTTGGCATGGGGAGTGAACCTACCAGCTCACTTAGTTATTATAAAG GGAACAGAATATTTCGACGGGAAAACCAAAAGATATGTTGACTTCCCTCTTACAGAGATCTTGCAAATGATGGGACGTGCAGGGCGACCACAGTTTGACCAACATGGGAAAGCGGTTATTCTTGTACATGAACCTaaaaaaagcttttacaaAAAG TTCTTGTACGAACCATTCCCCGTAGAAAGTAGTTTGAAAGAGAAGCTGCACGATCACTTCAATGCGGAAATCGTCTCTGGAACAATAGGCAACAAAGAAGATGCAGTGCATTATCTTACATGGACGTATTTGTTTCGTAGACTG ATGGCTAATCCTGCTTACTATGGGCTAGAAGGTACTCAAGACGAAACAATCTGTTCCTACTTATCAAG ATTGGTGCAAACCACATTTGAGGATCTTGAAGACAGTGGTTGCCTCAAAGTAAATGAAGATAGTGTGGAGCCTACGATGCTGGGTACAATAGCGTCACAGTATTACCTTTGCTACATGACCGTGTCTATGTTTGGCTCTAATATAGGTCCTGACACATCGCTTGAA GCATTTTTGCATATCTTGGCTGGTGCTTCTGAGTATGATGAACTTCCTGTGCGGCACAATGAG gaaaattacaataaaacaCTGTCAGATAGAGTTCGGTATCCCGTGGATAATAACCATCTAGATGATCCTCATGTGAAAGCGAATCTGCTCTTCCAG GCACATTTTTCTCAATTGGCACTTCCAATCAGTGATTATAACACGGATTTAAAGTCAGTACTGGATCAAAGCATTCGGATCCTCCAGGCCATGATTGATATCTGCGCAAACAGTGGATGGCTCTCAAGCTCACTGACGTGTATGCGCCTTTTGCAAATGGTCATGCAG GGCATGTGGTCTGATCAAGATTCGTCATTATGGATGATCCCATGCATGAATGACCTTCTTCTAGGATCTCTGACCGCAAGAGGGATTCACACGCTACATCAGCTATTAAATCTTCCAAGGGAAACTCTACAAAGTGTAACCGAAAACTTCCCTGCATCAAGATTATCTCAG GATCTCCAACGATTCCCACGGATCCAAATGAATGTGAGACTCCAAAAGAAGGATTCCGATGGCAAGAAAAAGCCTTCAACGCTGGAAATCAGATTGGAAAAGACATCAAAGAGGAATAGCTCGAGGGCATTGGCCCCTCGATTCCCAAAG GTGAAAGACGAAGCGTGGTGGTTGGTTCTTGGTGATACTTCAACTTCTGAGCTCTTTGCTGTGAAGAGAGTTTCGTTCACTGGTCGTCTGATCACACGCATGGAGTTACCTCCCAATATAACCTCTTTTCAG GATACGAAACTCATCTTAGTTTCGGATTGTTATTTGGGGTTTGAACAAGAACACTCCATTGAACAACTTGCACGACGCGGATGA